The Streptomyces sp. ICC1 DNA window GTGAGGTGGTGCGGCTCCCGGGTGGCGGCGAGCGCGTCGATGGCGGTGATGGTCGACTTGTTGTCGTCCAGGCGCCCGGCGTGCAGGAGCCGCAGGACGCTGCCGGTGGTGGGCTCCGTGGTGGGGGCCGCAGGGAGCGGGATGCCCCACGGGACGGTGACCAGCCGGTCCGCGTACAGGTTCCCGGTCAGGGTGTTCACCTGGTCGGCCATGGCCTGGTTGGGGACGGCGACCGCCGTGCTGGCGGCGACGATCTCGTGGAGCACCGTGCGGGCCTGGCCAATCTCGGTGGCCACGATGATGTCCGTGCCGTGCGCGATCGAGATCAGGGGGATGGCGCCGGCCGCGCGGGCGAAGGCCAGGGCCAGGCCGAAGCCGAGGTGCTGGGCGTGGATGAGGTCCGGCTCCGCCCGGGTGAGGAGCTGGGCCACCTCGCTGGTCAGGGAGTCGGCGTACCGCTCGAAGCCGGGGCCGTACGGTGCCTTCTGGGAGGCGAGGGGGACGGTCTCTTCGAAGCGGTGCTTCCAGGTGCCGGAGCCGGGCAACGCGGCGAACGTGGTGTGGAAGCGGTCACTGAGGCGCGGATAGGTGTCGTTGCACCAGATAGTCGAGCCGCAGGAGGGCTCCAGCGGCAGGTCGATGCCGGTGAGGATGCGGTGTCGGCTCACGCGCTCGCTCCGGTGGATGCGGTCGGGAGGTAGGTGTCCAGTCCGGTGCGCAGCATCGCGGCCAGCCCGGCCCAGCCGGTCGCCGCTACCGCGTCGATGAACGAGAGGCAGGGGATGAAGCCCTGCTGGGGCCATGCCTGTCCGTACTGGGGGTGCCGGTCTGCGAACTCGTTCCAGACCACGGAGATGCCGTGCCCGGCCAGGGCGTCGGTGTCGAGGTAGCCGCGGGTGCCCGAACCGGCCCACAGCACGTGCTCGTCGGCCTGGGCGGCGATCTGGGCCAGCCGCACCGACTTGCCGCTGTCGGCCGTCGTGTCCATGTCGGAGGTGAGCCGCAGGCGGGCGTGGGAGCCGAGCGCGGTCGCGATCTGGTTGATGAGGTCGACGTTCAGGTCCAGGAGCCAGCGGTGGCCGCCGCCGAGGGCGGGACCAAGGACGTTCAGCGCCTCCTCGACGTACGGGGTGCGCGCGTAGGCTAGGCGGACGCGGCGCAGCAGGCTGTCGGGGTCGAAACTGTCGGCAAGGCGGGTGTCGCGGATCAGCTGGCCCGAGGCGCGGACGACGGGGACCGTGAGCCAGGCCGGCCCGTCGGGGGTCTTGATGCGGTTGCGGTTGAGGAACCCGCCCTCGGTGTACTGCACGTCGTCGAACAGGGCGACGGTGGTGCAGCCGAGGAGGGCTTCGCAGAAACCCAGCCACGGGGCGAACCCGGGCTGCTCGATGTAGATCACGAAAGCTCCAATCCGAGGGCCGGGTGGGAGAGGGTGAGCAGCGGTGTCTCGAACGCCTCGAAGGAACGGCCCGCCGCAGCGGCGGCCGGGCGCAGCCGCCACCCGGCGTCGGCGGCGCGGTGGCGGGTGTACTCCTCGCCGAGGTACCAGCGTCCGGCCTGGCTCTGATGCGCTTGCAGGGCCTTGATCTTGTCGTCGAGGACATCGGTGATGTCGACGAGGACGGTCGGCGCGAACTGGGATCGCGGTGCGTGGGGTTCGCCGTACAGGACGGTGCGGCACGTGCTGACCCGGGTGGCCGCGTTCGAGGCCGCCACAGCTACCGCGAGGTGGTCTTGGTGGTCGTTGGCCACCCGTGGGCTGTGGGTGATCAGCGTGGTGCAGCCGGATCGGACGAGCTCCCCTTCTAGGAGGGAGATCATGTGCCGGTCCGCGGTCAGGGCCCCGTCTTCCAGGCCGAGGCCGGACAGCTCGATACCGGTACCCGCCCATGCCGCAGCGGATTCGACGGCGCGGTCCTCCGGCCTCAGCCGCCGTCCCGCCTCGCTGTCCGCGACCGAGACGCCGTTCGCGCCGTGGGTGGCGGTCAGGATGCTGACGCGGGCGCCGGCCTGGCGGAGCCGAAGGAGGGTTCCACCACAGAGCAGTTCCGCGTCGTCGGGGTGGGCCACGACGGCGACCACGTGCTCGCGCGCATCGCCTTGGGGCCCGGGCACGGCGGTCACCGGTCCTCGAAGTCGCGGTAGGACTGGGAGGGCATGGGCCCGGTGCTGTTCTGGTACTTGCCGTCGTAGAGGACGATCTCGCCGGTGGTCTCCCAGAAGGTGACCTGGCCGATCGGCATGCCGGGATAGATCAGGACCGGGGCTCCCGAGCAGTGCAGTTGGAGGGTCAGCTGACCGTAGGACCCGAGATCGATCAGGTCCGCGGTCACATGGACGAACAGTCCCAGGCGCGCGATGGAGGATTTGGCGCGGATGATGGGGACCACGGTGTCGCTGCCGATCCGCTCCAGCGTCGGTGCGAGGTAGATGCGGTCCGGGGACAGCACCATTCCGTCCGTGGGGATCGGGTGTACTTCGAAGGCGTTCTCCCTGGCGCAGTCGAGGACTTCGGCGGTGTACCAGCCGATGGTGTCCCCGAGGTGGAAGTCCAGGCTGTTGGGCTGGATGAGGGTGGGGTCGTAGGGCGAGACCTTGATCTCGCCGCGTTCGATGCGGGCATGGATCTCGGGGCCGGTGAGGATCACGCGGCGACCTCCCGTACGTGGGTGCCGGCGGCTGCGTGGGGCGAACAGGGGGAAGGCTCGCTGAGGGACCCGTAATAGCCGCCATAGGGCACGATCCGGCCCCGAGGCCGCCAGAAACTGACCTGCCCGATCCGCATGCCCGCGTACACGCGCAGCGGCTGCACGACGACGATCTCCAGGGTCCACTGGTGGATGGCGCCGAGCTGGCCGAGGTCCGCGGAGACCTGGAGGTAGGTGCCGAGCCGCCCTATCGAGGAACGGCCGATCAGACTCGTCACGAACTCGGCGCTGCCGATCCGCTCCACCGTCACGCCCAGGTAGAGGGTGCGGGGCTGCAGGACGTAGCCGCCGGGG harbors:
- a CDS encoding glycosyltransferase family 4 protein is translated as MSRHRILTGIDLPLEPSCGSTIWCNDTYPRLSDRFHTTFAALPGSGTWKHRFEETVPLASQKAPYGPGFERYADSLTSEVAQLLTRAEPDLIHAQHLGFGLALAFARAAGAIPLISIAHGTDIIVATEIGQARTVLHEIVAASTAVAVPNQAMADQVNTLTGNLYADRLVTVPWGIPLPAAPTTEPTTGSVLRLLHAGRLDDNKSTITAIDALAATREPHHLTVIGSGPELPALQARVQHHGLAHRVTFEPFAPRADLWARFRAFDAFVFTTRTLEAYGLVAIEAQAHGLPILYSDVPGLGATLGHGGLSYPPGDSHALAAVIDCVAANPHLRPILRQSAADNSRQHDIAATADRLGALSDTVIGATRA
- a CDS encoding WbqC family protein, with product MIYIEQPGFAPWLGFCEALLGCTTVALFDDVQYTEGGFLNRNRIKTPDGPAWLTVPVVRASGQLIRDTRLADSFDPDSLLRRVRLAYARTPYVEEALNVLGPALGGGHRWLLDLNVDLINQIATALGSHARLRLTSDMDTTADSGKSVRLAQIAAQADEHVLWAGSGTRGYLDTDALAGHGISVVWNEFADRHPQYGQAWPQQGFIPCLSFIDAVAATGWAGLAAMLRTGLDTYLPTASTGASA
- a CDS encoding PIG-L deacetylase family protein, with the protein product MPGPQGDAREHVVAVVAHPDDAELLCGGTLLRLRQAGARVSILTATHGANGVSVADSEAGRRLRPEDRAVESAAAWAGTGIELSGLGLEDGALTADRHMISLLEGELVRSGCTTLITHSPRVANDHQDHLAVAVAASNAATRVSTCRTVLYGEPHAPRSQFAPTVLVDITDVLDDKIKALQAHQSQAGRWYLGEEYTRHRAADAGWRLRPAAAAAGRSFEAFETPLLTLSHPALGLELS
- the dcd gene encoding dCTP deaminase is translated as MILTGPEIHARIERGEIKVSPYDPTLIQPNSLDFHLGDTIGWYTAEVLDCARENAFEVHPIPTDGMVLSPDRIYLAPTLERIGSDTVVPIIRAKSSIARLGLFVHVTADLIDLGSYGQLTLQLHCSGAPVLIYPGMPIGQVTFWETTGEIVLYDGKYQNSTGPMPSQSYRDFEDR
- a CDS encoding deoxycytidine deaminase — encoded protein: MILTGPAVRDAVASGAITIDPFDPALLNPNSYNYRLGSTLKTLVGSPVDPRREAETESIEIGPGGYVLQPRTLYLGVTVERIGSAEFVTSLIGRSSIGRLGTYLQVSADLGQLGAIHQWTLEIVVVQPLRVYAGMRIGQVSFWRPRGRIVPYGGYYGSLSEPSPCSPHAAAGTHVREVAA